The Seriola aureovittata isolate HTS-2021-v1 ecotype China chromosome 2, ASM2101889v1, whole genome shotgun sequence genome has a segment encoding these proteins:
- the LOC130184240 gene encoding N-acetyllactosaminide alpha-1,3-galactosyltransferase-like, whose amino-acid sequence MRVVQKTKSVSKCVLCFPIALYVLYFTSTSFNLLIGLLPMDKCHLGSGKSLILDNSVDATLDLRSRHDVQTCTSWKAPIMWERMFDPDLYDQMHKKLGSSVALTVFAVGRYLDAYLKTFLNSSERHFMPGLPVTYYVFTDFPEKMPDIRLAPQRSLKVFKVERYSRWQDISMMRMKAISDVIESDIRHHRTHVFCFDVDQVFTGRFGSEALGDSVALLHAYYYHLPKTFYTYDSNPKSKAYMKTGDFYYHAAVFGGSWKSVQALTDACYQSIMEDKQNNMEALWHDESHLNKYLWLHKPSRVLSPEYCWDTSIGYRGDIRVTRLVWAPKHYDKLRTP is encoded by the exons ATGAg AGTTGTTCAGAAGACGAAGAGTGTTTCAAagtgtgtgctttgttttcccATTGCGCTGTATGTTCTCTACTTCACCTCTACATCTTTCAA CCTTTTAATAGGCCTCCTACCTATGGACAAATGCCATTTGGGAAGTGGAAAGAGTCTGATTCTGGACAACAGTGTGGATGCCACCCTTGACCTCAG GTCCAGACACGACGTGCAAACATGCACATCTTGGAAAGCTCCCATCATGTGGGAGAGGATGTTTGATCCTGATCTTTACGACCAGATGCACAAGAAGTTAGGATCATCTGTGGCTCTAACTGTGTTTGCTGTAGGCAG GTACCTGGATGCTTACCTCAAGACCTTCCTGAACTCATCAGAACGTCACTTTATGCCGGGTTTGCCGGTGACATATTATGTGTTTACAGACTTTCCAGAAAAGATGCCAGACATCAGGCTTGCTCCTCAGCGAAGCCTGAAGGTGTTCAAAGTGGAGAGGTACTCCAGGTGGCAGGACATCTCCATGATGCGAATGAAGGCTATTTCAGATGTCATTGAGTCGGATATTCGCCATCACCGCACACACGTCTTCTGCTTTGACGTGGATCAGGTGTTTACTGGGAGATTTGGCTCAGAGGCTCTGGGTGATTCTGTGGCTCTGCTCCACGCCTACTACTACCACCTTCCAAAGACATTTTATACCTATGACAGCAACCCGAAGTCCAAAGCATACATGAAAACTGGGGATTTCTACTACCACGCTGCTGTCTTTGGAGGCTCGTGGAAAAGTGTGCAAGCTTTGACTGACGCCTGCTACCAGAGCATCATGGAGGATAAACAGAATAACATGGAGGCTTTGTGGCACGATGAGAGTCATCTAAACAAGTACCTGTGGTTACACAAGCCAAGCAGGGTGCTCTCTCCTGAGTACTGCTGGGACACCAGTATCGGCTACAGGGGCGACATACGAGTCACCCGACTAGTGTGGGCACCAAAACATTATGATAAACTACGCACACCCTAG